One Rosa chinensis cultivar Old Blush chromosome 5, RchiOBHm-V2, whole genome shotgun sequence genomic region harbors:
- the LOC112166413 gene encoding beta-glucosidase 12, with amino-acid sequence MAFRLGITLLLVLVCTAVTSSRAANSRHRDTSSLHRSSFPAGFVFGTASSAYQYEGAANEGGRGPSIWDTYTRKYPEKIHDHSTGDVAIDEYHRYKEDIRIMKDMGLDAYRFSISWSRLLPNGKLSGCVNKEGIKYYNNLINELLANGLVPYVTLFHWDTPQALEDEYGGFLSPKIVDHFKDYANLCYKEFGDRVKHWITLNEPWSYSNGGYVIGTFAPNRCSDWPNLNCTGGDSGTEPYLASHYQLLAHAAAVKLYRDKYQASRKGVIGITLLSYWFVPYSDAKWDVDAAERALDFMYGWFMDPLINGDYPHSMRYLVADRLPKFTKEESKLLKGSFDFIGVNYYTANFAAYKAPCFNAAHPNAHNPSYTTDALVNLSVERDGVPIGPKTALDWLYIYPEGFRELLLYTKNKYNDPVIYITENGVNELNDPGLSLEEALTDNHRIDYYDAHLSYLLSAIKDGVKVKGYFAWSLFDNFEWNTGYTCRFGLNFIDYKNGLERYPKLSAGWFKKFLQKCVELDAISSRKFQSM; translated from the exons ATGGCATTCCGATTAGGCATAACCCTCCTACTTGTTCTGGTCTGCACTGCTGTGACAAGCAGTAGAGCTGCCAACTCACGGCACCGTGACACTTCTTCCCTCCACCGGAGCAGTTTTCCGGCAGGTTTCGTGTTTGGGACAGCTTCATCGGCTTACCAG TATGAAGGTGCTGCAAATGAAGGTGGTAGAGGTCCAAGTATATGGGACACATACACTCGCAAGTATCCCG agaagataCACGACCACAGTACTGGAGATGTGGCTATTGATGAGTATCATCGCTATAAG GAAGATATCCGGATTATGAAAGACATGGGGCTTGATGCTTACAGGTTTTCAATTTCATGGTCAAGATTGTTACCAA ATGGAAAGCTGAGTGGATGTGTGAACAAGGAAGGAATCAAATATTACAACAACCTCATCAACGAGCTTCTAGCCAATG GTCTTGTACCCTATGTTACACTCTTTCATTGGGATACccctcaagctttggaagatgAATACGGTGGCTTCCTTAGCCCTAAAATTGT GGACCATTTCAAGGACTATGCAAATCTCTGCTATAAAGAATTTGGTGACAGAGTTAAGCACTGGATCACGTTAAATGAGCCATGGAGCTACTCCAATGGTGGTTATGTGATTGGAACATTTGCACCAAACCGATGTTCTGATTGGCCAAACCTAAATTGCACCGGTGGAGATTCAGGGACTGAGCCATACTTGGCGTCACATTACCAACTTCTAGCTCATGCAGCCGCCGTAAAATTGTACAGAGACAAATATCAG GCATCACGGAAGGGCGTAATTGGAATAACACTACTATCATATTGGTTCGTGCCATATTCTGATGCAAAGTGGGATGTAGATGCTGCAGAACGTGCATTGGATTTTATGTATGGATG GTTTATGGACCCCCTAATCAATGGGGACTATCCACACAGCATGCGATATCTTGTTGCAGACCGATTACCCAAATTCACAAAAGAAGAATCCAAGTTGCTTAAGGGTTCATTTGATTTTATTGGAGTAAACTACTACACTGCTAACTTTGCAGCCTACAAGGCACCTTGTTTTAATGCTGCTCATCCTAATGCCCATAACCCAAGCTACACTACAGACGCTCTCGTTAATCTTTCAG TCGAGCGTGATGGTGTTCCTATTGGTCCAAAG ACTGCTTTGGATTGGCTCTATATTTATCCAGAAGGATTTCGAGAGCTCTTGCTCTACACAAAGAACAAGTATAATGATCCAGTTATCTACATCACTGAAAATG GAGTTAATGAGCTGAACGATCCCGGACTATCGCTTGAGGAAGCCCTAACCGATAATCATAGAATTGACTATTACGATGCCCATCTCAGTTATCTTCTTTCAGCAATCAA GGACGGGGTTAAGGTGAAAGGATATTTTGCGTGGTCATTGTTTGATAACTTTGAGTGGAATACGGGTTACACTTGTAGATTCGGCCTCAACTTTATAGATTACAAAAATGGACTCGAACGATACCCTAAACTCTCAGCTGGCTGGTTCAAGAAGTTTCTTCAAAAGTGTGTCGAGTTAGACGCAATTTCCTCTCGCAAATTTCAATCAATGTAA
- the LOC112166405 gene encoding beta-glucosidase 13 — MVSISRGSSFLNIITISLIVIPFASLVRGSTSDDLSSDRYATAFLNRTSFPAGFVFGTASSAYQYEGAANESGRGPSIWDTFTHKYPGKITDGSNGDVAIDSYHRYKEDVGIMKEMGLDVYRFSISWSRVLPKGKISGGVNKEGIEYYNNLINELLANGIKPFVTLFHWDLPQTLQDEHGGFLSPHVVKHFEAYAELCYKEFGDRVKHWITFNEPIALAVAGYGLGALAPGRCSTWINPNCTGGNSATEPYLVTHYQLLAHAAAVNMYKKHYQESQKGLIGITLVAEWLIPNSTAQHDQVAAFRALDFIFGWYMDPLTNGDYPKSMRSLVGDRLPKFKKEQSKLLKGSFDFIGLNYYTSSYVSDTPQLVKVANASYMTDSLATMSPLRNGIPIGPKAASEGLYIYPRGIRDILLYTKRKYNNPLIYITENGVDEFNDHKLTLEKALADNQRIDYHFRHLYYLRESIKDGVNVKGYFAWSLLDNFEWTLGYTVRFGINYVDYKDGLKRYPKHSAIWFKNFLKKY, encoded by the exons ATGGTGTCCATTTCCAGAGGCTCTTCTTTCCTTAATATTATTACTATAAGCCTTATAGTAATTCCTTTTGCCTCGTTAGTGAGAGGTAGTACTAGTGATGATCTGAGCAGCGATCGCTATGCAACTGCTTTTCTCAACCGGACCAGTTTTCCAGCTGGTTTTGTATTCGGCACAGCTTCATCAGCTTACCAG TATGAAGGTGCTGCAAATGAAAGTGGTAGAGGACCAAGTATATGGGATACTTTCACCCACAAATATCCAG GTAAGATAACAGATGGTAGCAATGGAGATGTTGCAATAGATTCATATCATCGCTATAAG GAAGATGTGGGGATTATGAAGGAAATGGGTTTGGATGTATACAGATTTTCTATCTCATGGTCTAGAGTACTACCAA AGGGGAAAATAAGTGGAGGTGTGAACAAGGAAGGGATAGAATACTACAACAACCTTATCAATGAACTCCTTGCCAATG GTATAAAGCCTTTTGTGACACTCTTCCACTGGGATCTTCCCCAAACCCTGCAAGACGAGCATGGCGGCTTCCTAAGTCCCCATGTTGT GAAGCATTTTGAGGCCTATGCGGAACTTTGTTATAAGGAATTTGGTGATCGGGTGAAGCACTGGATCACATTCAATGAGCCAATTGCCCTCGCTGTGGCTGGTTACGGACTCGGGGCATTGGCACCAGGACGATGTTCCACTTGGATAAACCCCAACTGCACTGGAGGGAATTCAGCGACGGAGCCGTATCTGGTCACACATTACCAACTCCTTGCTCATGCAGCTGCAGTTAACATGTATAAGAAACATTATCAG GAGTCCCAAAAAGGACTGATAGGGATCACGCTGGTGGCAGAATGGTTGATACCAAATTCTACGGCACAGCACGACCAAGTTGCTGCATTTAGAGCCCTAGATTTTATATTTGGATGGTACATGGACCCTTTGACAAATGGTGACTATCCTAAGAGCATGAGATCTCTTGTCGGAGACCGATTGCCTAAGTTCAAGAAAGAGCAATCCAAATTGCTGAAAGGGTCGTTTGACTTTATCGGATTGAACTATTACACTTCTAGCTACGTATCCGACACACCCCAGCTAGTGAAAGTCGCCAATGCAAGCTACATGACAGACTCTCTTGCGACTATGTCAC CCCTTCGTAATGGAATCCCCATTGGTCCAAAG GCTGCCTCAGAGGGCCTCTATATTTATCCGAGAGGCATCAGGGATATTTTGCTCTACACAAAGAGAAAGTATAACAATCCACTTATTTACATCACAGAGAATG GCGTTGATGAGTTTAACGATCACAAGTTGACCCTTGAAAAAGCCCTTGCTGACAACCAAAGAATTGACTACCACTTTCGCCATCTCTATTACCTCCGAGAATCGATCaa AGATGGTGTTAATGTGAAGGGATACTTTGCATGGTCATTATTGGACAACTTTGAATGGACATTAGGTTACACTGTTCGATTTGGCATCAACTATGTCGATTATAAAGATGGGCTTAAAAGATACCCTAAACACTCAGCAATATGGTTCAAgaatttcctcaaaaagtacTAA